One region of Salvia miltiorrhiza cultivar Shanhuang (shh) chromosome 3, IMPLAD_Smil_shh, whole genome shotgun sequence genomic DNA includes:
- the LOC131016899 gene encoding GDSL esterase/lipase LIP-4-like encodes MLLSHRILSFCIFQSFSAKKNKKMYYSSKISLALVCFFFLGFGTATATAAACSNEPLIFNFGDSNSDTGGASVLSGRELEFPEGRTFFHEPTGRASDGRLILDFLCESLETKFLTPYLELFTPDFSNGVNFALGGADSRLGRTNINSVAYTLGNEIAEFSRFRNVTIRRGSLDAGQVKSALFMLDIGQNDIQFDSNTKTLQQVLDGDVPAIVSNIGKAMQMLYQLGGRNFWVHNTGPLGCLPSNVALINASTAVDEYGCVSDKNKAAAAFNSQLERRCRELRSEMGDATIVYVDIYSIKLDLIVNATSYGFENPFVQCKPKGQSVCPEGSRYVNWDGFHYTEAANMLVASKIISTAFSTPPLPFQFFCN; translated from the exons ATGCTTTTAAGCCATCGCATTCTCTCCTTTTGCATCTTCCAATCCTTTTCAgctaaaaaaaacaagaaaatgtATTACTCTAGCAAAATCTCCCTTGCTCTCGTGTGCTTCTTCTTCCTTGGCTTCGGCACTGCCACGGCGACGGCGGCCGCTTGCAGCAACGAACCACTAATATTCAACTTCGGAGACTCCAACAGCGACACCGGTGGCGCTTCTGTTCTTTCAGGGCGGGAGCTCGAGTTCCCGGAGGGGCGAACATTCTTTCACGAGCCAACCGGCCGTGCAAGCGACGGTCGCCTCATCCTCGACTTCTTAT GCGAGAGTCTGGAGACGAAGTTCTTGACCCCGTATCTGGAGCTCTTCACTCCGGACTTCTCAAACGGCGTCAACTTCGCCTTGGGCGGCGCCGACTCTCGCCTGGGAAGAACCAACATCAATTCCGTTGCCTACACGCTGGGGAACGAAATTGCCGAATTCAGTCGGTTCCGAAACGTCACCATTCGCCGCGGCTCTCTTG ATGCAGGGCAAGTGAAATCTGCTCTGTTCATGTTGGATATCGGCCAAAACGATATCCAATTCGACAGCAATACCAAAACTCTCCAACAAGTGCTCGACGGAGACGTCCCCGCAATCGTCTCCAACATTGGGAAGGCTATGCAG ATGCTATACCAGCTGGGCGGGAGAAATTTCTGGGTGCACAACACGGGGCCGTTGGGCTGTTTGCCTTCCAACGTAGCCCTCATAAATGCATCCACGGCGGTCGATGAGTACGGCTGCGTTTCCGACAAGAACAAAGCAGCTGCCGCCTTCAACTCCCAGCTTGAGCGTCGCTGTCGGGAGCTGCGGTCGGAGATGGGCGACGCCACCATCGTCTACGTTGACATCTACTCCATCAAGTTGGACTTGATCGTCAACGCGACATCCTATG GGTTCGAGAATCCATTCGTGCAGTGCAAGCCTAAGGGGCAGAGTGTGTGCCCGGAGGGGTCGCGGTATGTGAACTGGGATGGATTTCATTACACAGAGGCGGCTAATATGTTGGTTGCCTCTAAAATAATTTCCACCGCTTTCTCTACTCCACCTCTtccatttcaatttttttgcaattaa